The Jannaschia sp. GRR-S6-38 genomic interval CGAAGGTCGCGATGATCGCGTGGCCGCCCGGAGCCAAAGCGCGGGACAGCGCGTCCCGATAGGCGGCGCGGTCGGCCGCCTCGGTCAGGAAATGGAAGACCGCGCGGTCGTGCCACAGGTCCCAGCGCCGCGCCGGCCGCCAGTCGGCCACATCCGCCGCGATCCAGGTCACAGAGTCGCGCCGCGGCCCCAGCCGCTCGCGCGCGGCCGCCAGCGCGGCCTCCGACAGGTCCAGCACCGTGACGTCGCGCAGCCCCCGGTCCAGCAGGCAGCCCGCCAGCCGCGACCGCCCGCCGCCCAGATCGATCACCGCGCTCTCGGCCGAGATGCCGGCCCGCTCCGCCAAGGCCAGCGAGACGGCAGGGTCGTCCTCGTGCCAGCTCAGCCGGTCCTCCGGCATCTCGGCGTAGATCGCGTCCCAATGGCTCTTCCGGTCTTGCGCCATGCCGCGCCCTCCCGCGCGGGCCCGCCGCCGGCCCTCAGGTCGCGGCGGGCTTGAAGCCGATCCCCTTCGGCTGCCGCTTCAGGGTCCGCTGCAGCGAGACCAGATGCAAGGCCGCCTGCGCCGCGCCGCCCGCGGTGTCCAGCCGCTCGGCATCGGCGCGCTCCTCCGCCTGCTCGCGGGTCTCGACGGTGATGATCCCGTTGCCGATGCAGGCCCCGCCCAGCCCCAGCGTCGCGATCGCCCGCGCGCTTTCGTTGACCACCACGTCGTAATGCGAGGTCCGCCCCCGGATCACGCAGCCCAGCGCCACGTAGCCGTCGAA includes:
- a CDS encoding class I SAM-dependent methyltransferase — encoded protein: MAQDRKSHWDAIYAEMPEDRLSWHEDDPAVSLALAERAGISAESAVIDLGGGRSRLAGCLLDRGLRDVTVLDLSEAALAAARERLGPRRDSVTWIAADVADWRPARRWDLWHDRAVFHFLTEAADRAAYRDALSRALAPGGHAIIATFASDGPARCSGLPVRRYDPEDLAAELGPGFVPVTARRHLHHTPWGAAQSFQFSLFRKT
- a CDS encoding 6,7-dimethyl-8-ribityllumazine synthase, which codes for MAGHSDNVLPLPEFEGEAPKILIVIAPYYGDISRAQLASARGVIEAAGASHETVEVPGSLEIPTAIGIAHRQSDFDGYVALGCVIRGRTSHYDVVVNESARAIATLGLGGACIGNGIITVETREQAEERADAERLDTAGGAAQAALHLVSLQRTLKRQPKGIGFKPAAT